The following are encoded together in the Candidatus Bathyarchaeota archaeon genome:
- a CDS encoding Type 1 glutamine amidotransferase-like domain-containing protein has protein sequence MAKFYLLGGENIRRQDAKPVNEAAFADAGEKPSVLVFSWARASFDRNYLRQKRLWDYFRGLGAGEINAVDYSEGIEDIERKLSEANLVYLTGGQPSVLIERLNRSGVDKLLKKYKGTVVGRSAGALVLCNRCVVTLRDSKKMRLIDGFGLVDLTLKAHYKRVNDEALLRFSLQERVYAVPKGSAIVANGDGLSFLGKIYLFENGEKVRLN, from the coding sequence ATGGCAAAGTTTTACCTGCTGGGCGGAGAAAACATCCGTCGCCAAGACGCTAAACCCGTAAACGAAGCCGCATTCGCCGACGCTGGAGAGAAACCGTCGGTTCTGGTTTTTTCGTGGGCACGAGCAAGCTTTGACCGCAACTATTTGAGGCAGAAAAGGCTGTGGGATTATTTTCGAGGTTTAGGCGCAGGCGAAATCAACGCAGTAGATTACTCTGAGGGTATTGAGGATATTGAGCGTAAACTCTCTGAGGCAAATCTTGTTTATTTGACAGGCGGGCAACCCAGTGTGTTGATTGAAAGGCTAAATCGTAGTGGCGTTGATAAGCTCCTAAAAAAATACAAGGGCACAGTTGTGGGCAGAAGCGCGGGTGCACTGGTGCTGTGCAATCGGTGCGTGGTTACTCTTCGGGACAGCAAGAAGATGCGGCTAATTGACGGCTTCGGATTGGTGGACCTAACTCTTAAAGCTCATTACAAAAGGGTCAATGATGAAGCACTTTTGCGGTTTTCTTTGCAGGAGCGGGTTTATGCTGTTCCTAAAGGCTCAGCAATAGTAGCTAACGGGGATGGCTTGTCTTTTTTGGGTAAAATTTACCTTTTTGAAAACGGCGAAAAAGTAAGGCTTAACTGA